CTGCTTCCCATAAAACGTGCGCAGCCCGGAGCTCATCCCGCCCGCAGCTGAATAAATCCTGCGTCCTCCGCTGCTGACTCACAACGCCCCAGCTGCTTATTAGAaaccctgcaccccccccccccccccctccaccactGACTCGGAGGCCGGTAGGAAGGGCAGCGGATGAGGCCTCTGGCATGGATGGACCTAACTGCACGTCACCCCCACTTCTAGTCCTGGAAGCCTTCGCCTTATAATTTCACGTCCTGATTACATATTCATGTGGAAATGCTCTGGTGGATTTtaagtttggaagcaaatattTGACGTTAAATAATATTTGCATAATTAATTTATCCGAGATTTTAATTTCCATATGTACGTGAATAAAACATGGCGGCAGATGTAACAGAGCCTCACCAACGCCAATCCCGGCTGCAGAATGTTTAGAAAAACATGCGCCAGCGCCACTCCTGTTCACAGGTTGTGTGGGGTATTGCAGTCCAGCTTCACTTAATTCAATGGAGCCATCTGTGACGGAAGGCAGCCATGTttctcctggacaacccctttaacgcagCTCCTCACTTGTGCCGAACTATGGAGCAAATTCATAATGGGGTGGAAGCAATGCTATAAGTAACGGAGACATAACCCCTATCATTCACTATGCTAATTAAGATCAGATTGTTAATTATCATCATTAGGTCACTGGTTGTCCTGCTGAGCCCCAGCAATCACATGTAATCGGTGGAGGAATGTGGCAGCAGGTGTTCAGTTTtcctacagcgccaccacaggagtaATGAAGGATTGCACCCTGAATTCAATAGGCTGTGTTGGGTCCTCCAGGGCAAGGGACACTCTTTGTAGCTGCTCTCTGATCTTCTAGATGAGGGTTCATCCATAGCTTAGCTCCTAATGGGGGGATGTGagaaatgggttttctaaactaAAGAACCCTGTTGAATTGGTTGTCCTGTGTCATATAAAATTTAAAGGGCTAAGCCGTTGGACAAAAGCTAATTTCCTGCTGACGAGGTAAATTCCGAGCTTGGACGAGGGTGTATGTGTTCCCAGTAGGGTAAGAGGTAAACCACAGCCTCTCCCAGCAGATTCTATCCCAGGAGAacgaaaggatcaggcatgttaacGTCAAACcgcctgatccttctttcccctaACCACTTCATCTATGGTTGGCCAGTCCCACCGAAAATGGACAACTTTTGTTTATTGTGTAAAGTAAAAGGAAGACGGTCTTAGGGTTAGGGTTGggttgcccagagcaaccaatcagagctcacctttcatttcttaaaatgTTCTGAAAAAATGAAGGCAACCAAGACCGTGTTCCtgttagacagttttgataaataaggCCCAACGTCTTCAAACCTCTCCCTAATCACCAATATAAAGCAGCACACAACTGATTGGCAGCAGGCAGATCTTTATTGATTGCTAagatgacagaagatggtagacAATATGGCAGCTTAGATCCCACAGGATGGTATTAGTGGGTGATGACATATGATGGTACAGTCACGTCCAGTGGTTAACAGGTTCAGGTCTTATCCGATGGTTAAAGTCATAGCCGGTGGGTAAGGTCATAGCCGGTGGGTAAGGTCATATCCAGTGGTAAAGTCACATTCGGTAGGTAGGGTCAAGTCCGGTAGTAAGGTCACATTTGGTAGGTAATGTCATATCCAGTAAGTGAAGTGAAATGAGTAGAGTTTGGCAGAGGAAGATGAAGATGAAAGATGGAAGGAGAATTGAGGTGGAGTCGTCCATGGAGGAGTTCAGGATCACAGGAGATACTTTGCATTGGCGATAGGCTGGAGGTGGCAACTGCAGGTGGTGAAAGTCAGCAGCAAGGCATGGAGAGCTGGTAAAATAAAAGGAAACGTTCATGGTTCTATCATGGAGATCATGGGCACAATTACATGGTAAACCAGTGGCACAGCTCACAGGAGATTATCCAGCGCTGTGTACTTACCTGTATAGAGGTAGATAGATTACATTCGAGATCCAGAGGTGGATATTGGGTCGCATCATGTTTGAGGAGACAGAGGAAAGACTTATGAGATGTTTCAGGTGCATCTGGTGTAGACAGGCTGGGGTCAGGATGGGGAGCAATTTAATGCATGGGCGCTGGGTGGTAGTGAGCAGCCCACGATGAGCAGACAAAAGGGAGATCCTCAAAGATCTCTTGCAGGTCGTCATAGATCGGATCCTTCCCTTCTTCACTGCAGGGCACAGGAATCTGCATTGTCGCCTGTGTATCGGTGGAATCTTTGCCCATTTGGATTGGTGATGGTATTTTTCCGGCGTCCATGTCATCCCAATGAATAGAGGAGAAAAATGGGTGTTTCCTTATGTCCCCGTGTACCCCTAATCTGCAAGACTGATTTTTACACAGGAGTCTTCTTAATAAGTCCACAGTTTCAAGGTCTAGAAAGCTATCGTATGTTGGCTCATGCTCCAGGACCTGCTTTTTAATGTCTTCATATGTATGGCCACGGAAAGGGCTTCCTCCAACAACCATGATGTATGTTATGACTCCAAGGGCAAACCAGTCAACCGaggcaccgtatggtttttgcaGGATCATTTCTGGTGCACCATAGCCGGGAGTCCCATTATAGTCTGTTGTGGTTGTAACCTCATAAACATCATCGAGGCAGAGGCCGAAATCTGTAATTTTAATGTGCCCTTCTCTGGTCAGCAGCACGTTGTTGGGTTTTAAATCTCGGTGGATGATCCCTTTAGTATGTAGAAATTGTATCCCACAGACCAGCTCGGCAGCAATGAATTTGATGGTGGGGTAGTCTAGCCACACGTTCTCGATGATGAGGTTGGAAAGTGTACCCCCGCTGACCAGCTCCATGATGTAATAAACATAGTTTTCTGTGTGAAGGGCACCATAGCCATGCACCAGAAACCTGCTGCCATGTGTTATTTGTAGGACACGGCCCTCCACTAGTCCTGTTTTATATTCTGTGAGGAGCCTCTTCTGGACGTTCTTGACAGCCACGCGGTGTTTCATCATGGAATCAGTTGCTAACATCACTTTCCCATAACCTCCTTCTCCCAGGACATGGTGGAACGTGAATTTGTCCAGGGTTAAGGGAACTGTGGCTGTAGGAGAGTTCTCCTGGGCAGCTGTtttaaatcttttactgggtccgGCCTGTTCCTCCATTGTAACTCCGGAGCTGCGCTTTTTTCCTTTTGGATTGTTCCTCtcttttttggattttttttttaatgcagcatGGCCCTCTGTTTTATTTTTAGGGGAGACGCTGCTTCCTCTTGATCTCTGAGGTTCGGTTCTTCTTCGTTTTCTTGATCGTTCCTGAGCGCAACTTTCTCCAGCCTCTCTGGATGTCTCAGATGTCTCACTAGGAATAAGTTTCTTCTTGCTTTCCTCCTGTTGGGCATTACTTTGAGAAGAAAGAAGGAAGAATTTTCTTCCTTTCTTTACAATTAGATCTTTCGTGTTTCTCAGACGTCCAGCAAGTCTGCTCCAACGCCTTTGTAGCCCCATCATGAAAGAAGGTTTTGTACTTAGCTTTTTGTCTGAAGGTGTGGTCTCCTTCACCTGGTGGCTACATCCCTCTGCAGGATCTTCCTTCCTTCTGGATCCTCTCCTCTTTGGGGTAACTTCATCTTTCCCTTTCTCACTCTTTTCTTCCTCCGGTGATGTTTTTTTGAACTTTCTTTTTCTGCTGAAACCCATGATGAGGTTTAGGTCATCAGCAGAACAGTTCTACACAAGTTCATTCACTCACTTCACTCTAAGGTCTGTGAAATCTGACATTCTAAAGTCAGTTGCTAGTACACGTTTTGTGATGTCACCATTATGAGGTCAAAAACATTCTAAAAGCCACGCCCATAAACCAAGATGGCAGCTGGTGATCATTGTGAGGTCACATCCAGGATGCCAATTCCAACAGCCTTAAAGGTATACATTCTATATTGTAAATATTAATTTGCGCAGAATAAAAACGCCCAGAGAAAACCTTAAATGTATCCTTAGAGCTTTAAGCATCTAACGTAAGCCAAAAAAAGTGCCATATGATGGGCTCATCCTCTAGACGGGGACTGAACTGTTTTAGGTAACCATCTCTACCTTGAGAGTTACATCTCTGAACCTTTGCGTAGGGGTCAGGGATCACACAACCGCCAATTATCCGATTCTCATAAAGACTTACAAAGGCCAGGacttatggggaatgtaaaaaatAAGCATCTGATGAGAAGGGAATGAAATTGCAGTTGACTTTACATAAACCTCCCTGACCTCCCATGGTGCTGAGGTGAGCCATGTGCCTCGTAACTCATAATTTGCAGCTTCCTGAGACGGGAATGTACAAGGATATTATACCTGCTGGTTTTTCCGCAGCGCTGCTCGCGCCTTGAGAAGGTCTGTATATAGCTACCATAGGCTTTGACTGTTTCTACATTCAGTACCTTGTAGAGGCCGTCAATTATAATGGGGTGAAATGGCTTGTGTGAGGAATTACCGCTAGGCCCTACTCACGTTAATGGAGCTTAtcagcaataccagacacaagccATGGAGAGGAGTTTTTCTGGAAAAAAGACCAGCCTCTAGTTTAATGAAAATGCACGATAAAGAGTCAGATTAGGATTAATGTATGTACTTCTGTCTGCAGGTCTCATCGTCTACCTGGGTATGATGGTGGGAGCGTTCCTCTGGGGAGGACTGGCTGACCGAATGGGAAGAAGACAGTGCCTGATCATGTCTCTCTCCGTCAAGGGACTAACGTTCAGTCCAGAGACTGAGATCGACTGGTTTCAGATTGAAATGGACTTGCATAATTTCTTCAGGCGTATTAAACTTAAGGTACACTTTTGTGAAATGGCGCCTGTAGATGATAAGGAGATACATAACGAGATCCTTTCACTTAAAAGCGTGGGCCTCTTTCTCAAAAGTGACTTCCAACCACCGATGTATAATAAAGCTATTGAGACCTTTGTCTCCCTTGTCAGACTGGAGATTGAAAAACTTAAGAGATCAAAAATAGATCCTAATGTCACCAATCTGACAAGGGGAGAGAAAATAGCTTTAAAGACCCTGAAAAATAGAAGGGAAATTACTATCAAAAGGGCAGATAAGGGAGGAGCCACCGTGGTAATGGACACAGAGAAGTATAAAATGGAGGTGATGAGACAAGTGAATGACAAGGAGATATACAAACCTCTAAGTCAAGATCCAAAATGGACCATTATACGCAAGATCAGACTATTGGCGGATAATGCATTCGCAAATGACCTGATTGATGCAAATTTACATACTTACCTGGTGCCTCAGAACCCGGTGACTCCTCTCTTATATATCCTCCCTAAGATACATAAAGGGTTGATAGACCCGCCAGGTCGCCCCATTGTGTCGGGCATGGGGTCAGTCTTTTCCAATGCAGCAACTTTTATGGATAAAGTTTTAAGATCCTATGCAATGGAGGCTAAATCTTATGTGAaagacaccacagattttctgttaAAAATTGATGCACTAGAATTTCAAGAGGGAGATTTTTTGGTTTCATTCGATGTAACCAGCCTCTATACCAGTATCGATCATGAACTGGGACTGGAGGCAGTCAAATGGGCCCTGGAAAGGTCGGATTTTGGGTCTGACACTAAatcatttttaatctccctacttgaaattctactgtatcataattattttttgtttgaggaCGTGTTTTACGAGCAAtgtcggggcaccgcgatggggtccaacgtggccccgacatatgcgaATATATACATGTCGAAAATGGAGGAAACGTCTATATACCCATCCACCTTCTACAGTAATGTGAGGGGGTGGATGCggtatatagacgacattttccTTATATGGAATGGTACAGAAGAAAAACTACAGGAATTTCATGGTTACATTAACCAGTTGCATGATCAATTGAAATTTACAAAGGTGTATTCAGTGGAATCATTACAGTTTTTAGACACGTTGGTTTATGTAAGGGAAGGTAAACTAGAAACCGATCTCTTTATTAAGCCAACGGATAGGAACAGCATGTTACGCTTTGATAGTGCACACCCTAGGAGGTCGGTGGAATCTTTACCGTTTAGCCAGTTCCTGCGAACGAGAAGAATAGTGTCTGAAGAAAGTCTGGTAGATGatagattgaaaaaaatgggacagAGATTTAGGGAAAGGAAATATCCCaaaaaattgatagatagacattTGGAAAAAGCCAGAAACACCAATCGACAGGAATTATTAGTTAATACAACAAAGAGAGAAGGAAAAACAGGCAGGATTCCATTTGTATCAACCTACAGTAAAATAAGTAATCGCATCTCAGGCATATTAAGACATAATTGGCATATATTGACACATTCTTTTCCTAATGTAATTGAATTCCAAtcccccccactgatgtcatacaAGAGGCCTAGAAACCTCAAGGATAGCCTGACATCAGCTGATGTTAAAACTAAGAAAAAAGAGGTTGGCAGAAGGGGGTGTTACCCTTGCTTGGGTTGCTGTAATTGCGGCAACCTAATCAAGGGTGACTCCTTCTGCCACCCTAGAACAGGGAAGAAATACGACATTAGAGGACACTACACGTGTAACACAGATTTTGCTATTTATAGCTTGCAGTGTCCGTGTGGCCTTCTTTATATAGGCGAGACGACGCAGCCCTGTAAAAACAGGATAAATCAACATCGGTACACTATACGCAAGCTACTagcgaaaaaagaaaaagaaaaaaatcagccAAGTCTAGACTGTGATGAGGAAACGGAGCTACCAGTGCCTGAGCACTTTTGGAAATATAGACATAATGTCTCTCAATTGAGATATAGGATCATTGATAATGTTCCAACTTTAAGGAGGGGTGGAGATAGGGAGAAGCTGCTAAAACAAAAAGAGCTAAGGTGGATTTATGAGTTGGAAACAATGGAGCCGAAGGGCCTGAATAGGGAATTCAAGGTTGGTTCCCTTTTCTGACTCTCTACTGGGTTGTGCGTAAAAGACATTAGGCTGAATAGCCGTTtttatgtatgcatatatatatgtacaatatcTAACTCCTTTTCTTTTATTTGCCTATATCTCCATTTTTATGGTAAAAGTTCATTTAATAAAACCTTTTCTTTTGTCCATAGATGGTGTCTAcatacatgctgtgggagaaccgcCTCTTGACGCTCACGATGCCTCTAAATAAAAGGCCTATAGTTGATAAGGAAGCATGGGAAATAATTGAACGGGTCCTCTGGTGGTGATGTGGGTCTGTCAAGGTTTGCACCATATATAAAACGTCTTTTGGGATGTTTTTTGAGACTGCAGCTAGAAGGACCTAGTCCTAGATATCCTACAATTTGAGAATTTCTCTGTAAGAATAATTGAGTGAAATGGCGCTGGAGGCTATTAAAGATGTAGCAGGATTAGCCATAAAATATTAGGAAGTCATGAGAGAATGAGGGTGACTCCC
This region of Bufo gargarizans isolate SCDJY-AF-19 chromosome 11, ASM1485885v1, whole genome shotgun sequence genomic DNA includes:
- the LOC122921414 gene encoding protein kinase C theta type-like, coding for MGFSRKRKFKKTSPEEEKSEKGKDEVTPKRRGSRRKEDPAEGCSHQVKETTPSDKKLSTKPSFMMGLQRRWSRLAGRLRNTKDLIVKKGRKFFLLSSQSNAQQEESKKKLIPSETSETSREAGESCAQERSRKRRRTEPQRSRGSSVSPKNKTEGHAALKKKSKKERNNPKGKKRSSGVTMEEQAGPSKRFKTAAQENSPTATVPLTLDKFTFHHVLGEGGYGKVMLATDSMMKHRVAVKNVQKRLLTEYKTGLVEGRVLQITHGSRFLVHGYGALHTENYVYYIMELVSGGTLSNLIIENVWLDYPTIKFIAAELVCGIQFLHTKGIIHRDLKPNNVLLTREGHIKITDFGLCLDDVYEVTTTTDYNGTPGYGAPEMILQKPYGASVDWFALGVITYIMVVGGSPFRGHTYEDIKKQVLEHEPTYDSFLDLETVDLLRRLLCKNQSCRLGVHGDIRKHPFFSSIHWDDMDAGKIPSPIQMGKDSTDTQATMQIPVPCSEEGKDPIYDDLQEIFEDLPFVCSSWAAHYHPAPMH